In the genome of Carnobacterium viridans, one region contains:
- the rpsJ gene encoding 30S ribosomal protein S10 — protein MAKQKIRIRLKAYEHRILDQSAEKIVETAKRTGASVSGPIPLPTERTLYTVIRATHKYKDSREQFEMRTHKRVIDIVNPTAKTVDALTKLDLPSGVDIEIKL, from the coding sequence ATGGCAAAACAAAAGATTCGTATCCGCTTAAAAGCATATGAACATCGTATCTTAGATCAATCAGCGGAAAAAATTGTAGAAACAGCAAAAAGAACTGGTGCTAGTGTATCTGGTCCAATTCCATTGCCAACAGAAAGAACTCTTTACACTGTGATCCGTGCGACTCACAAATATAAAGATTCTCGTGAACAATTTGAAATGCGTACACACAAACGTGTGATTGATATTGTTAATCCAACAGCTAAAACTGTTGATGCTTTAACAAAACTAGATCTACCATCTGGCGTAGATATCGAAATCAAGCTTTAA
- the tuf gene encoding elongation factor Tu, with protein MAKEKYDRSKTHVNIGTIGHVDHGKTTLTAAITTVLAKRGFKSTATDYASIDGAPEERERGITINTSHVEYETETRHYAHVDCPGHADYVKNMITGAAQMDGAILVVSAADGPMPQTREHILLSRQVGVPYIVVFLNKVDQVDDEELLELVEMEVRDLLSEYDFPGDDTPVIAGSALKALEGVEEFEDKIMELMDAVDSYIPTPERDTDKPFMMPVEDVFSITGRGTVATGRVETGQIKVGEEVEIIGIHEATTKSTVTGVEMFRKLLDFAQAGDNIGALLRGVAREDIQRGQVLAKPGSITPHTKFSGEVYILSKEEGGRHTPFFANYRPQFYFRTTDVTGVVELPEGTEMVMPGDNVTINVELIAPIAIDAGTKFTIREGGRTVGAGVVASIEA; from the coding sequence ATGGCAAAAGAAAAATACGATCGCTCAAAAACGCACGTTAATATTGGTACTATTGGACACGTTGACCATGGTAAAACAACATTAACTGCTGCAATCACAACTGTATTAGCTAAAAGAGGTTTCAAGAGTACTGCAACGGACTACGCTTCTATCGATGGAGCTCCTGAAGAACGCGAACGTGGAATCACGATCAACACTTCTCACGTTGAATACGAAACTGAAACTCGTCACTACGCTCACGTAGACTGCCCAGGCCATGCTGACTATGTTAAAAACATGATCACTGGTGCTGCACAAATGGATGGAGCTATCTTAGTAGTATCTGCTGCTGATGGTCCAATGCCACAAACTCGTGAACACATTCTATTGTCTCGCCAAGTTGGTGTTCCATACATCGTTGTTTTCTTAAACAAAGTTGACCAAGTTGATGATGAAGAATTATTAGAATTAGTTGAAATGGAAGTTCGTGACTTATTGTCAGAATACGACTTCCCTGGTGATGACACTCCAGTTATCGCTGGTTCAGCTCTTAAAGCTCTTGAAGGCGTTGAAGAATTCGAAGATAAAATTATGGAATTGATGGATGCTGTAGATTCTTACATCCCAACTCCAGAACGTGATACTGACAAACCATTCATGATGCCAGTTGAGGATGTATTCTCAATTACTGGACGTGGAACAGTTGCTACAGGACGTGTAGAAACTGGACAAATTAAAGTCGGTGAAGAAGTAGAAATCATCGGAATTCATGAAGCTACTACTAAATCAACAGTTACTGGTGTTGAAATGTTCCGTAAATTGTTAGACTTTGCTCAAGCAGGGGACAACATTGGTGCATTGTTACGTGGGGTTGCTCGTGAAGACATCCAACGTGGACAAGTTTTAGCTAAACCAGGTTCAATTACTCCACATACAAAATTCTCAGGTGAAGTTTATATCTTATCTAAAGAAGAAGGTGGACGTCACACTCCATTCTTCGCTAACTACCGCCCACAATTTTACTTCCGTACTACTGACGTAACTGGTGTTGTTGAGTTGCCAGAAGGTACTGAAATGGTTATGCCAGGAGACAACGTTACAATCAACGTTGAATTGATCGCACCTATCGCTATCGATGCAGGAACTAAATTCACTATTCGTGAAGGTGGACGTACTGTTGGAGCCGGCGTTGTTGCTTCAATCGAAGCTTAA
- a CDS encoding branched-chain amino acid aminotransferase produces MTKIVDIDWNNLGFSYIKTDYRYISFWKDGEWDNGTLSEDNKVHISEGSTALHYGQTVFEGMKAYRTKDGSINLFRPDQNAERMQRSCRRLMMPAIPTDAFIEAVKKVVKANEQYIPPYGTGGSLYLRPYMIGVGDNIGVKPAEEYLFSIFCMPVGAYFKGGLKPTNFMVSDYDRAAGNGTGAAKVGGNYGGSLLPGSEAHKRNFSDAIYLDPTTHTKIEEVGSANFFGITKDNKFVTPVSPSILPSITKYSLLYLAKERLGLEVIEGDVFIDQLDDFKEAGACGTAAVISPIGGIQNKDDFHVFYSETETGPVTKKLYEELTGIQYGDVEAPVGWIQKVE; encoded by the coding sequence ATGACAAAAATAGTAGATATCGACTGGAATAATTTAGGTTTTAGTTACATAAAAACCGATTATAGATACATTTCGTTCTGGAAAGATGGAGAATGGGATAATGGAACGTTGTCAGAAGACAATAAAGTTCATATCAGTGAAGGTTCGACGGCTTTACACTATGGACAAACAGTTTTCGAAGGAATGAAAGCCTACCGAACAAAAGACGGTTCAATCAATTTGTTCCGACCGGATCAAAATGCAGAACGGATGCAACGCAGCTGTAGAAGATTAATGATGCCTGCTATACCGACAGATGCATTTATTGAAGCTGTTAAAAAAGTAGTAAAAGCGAATGAACAGTATATTCCGCCTTATGGTACAGGAGGTTCGTTGTATCTTCGTCCGTATATGATTGGTGTAGGAGATAACATTGGAGTGAAGCCGGCAGAAGAATATTTATTTTCTATCTTTTGTATGCCTGTTGGAGCCTACTTTAAAGGTGGTCTGAAACCAACCAACTTTATGGTCTCTGATTACGATAGAGCTGCTGGAAATGGAACCGGAGCTGCGAAAGTTGGAGGAAACTATGGAGGTAGCTTGCTCCCGGGATCTGAGGCTCATAAACGCAACTTTAGTGATGCAATTTACTTAGATCCAACGACCCATACTAAGATAGAAGAAGTAGGTTCAGCAAATTTCTTTGGAATTACAAAAGACAATAAATTTGTGACACCGGTATCGCCTTCTATTTTACCGAGCATCACAAAATATTCATTGCTTTATCTAGCCAAAGAACGTTTGGGGCTTGAAGTTATCGAAGGAGATGTATTCATTGATCAACTAGATGATTTTAAAGAAGCTGGGGCTTGTGGGACAGCTGCTGTTATTTCGCCAATTGGTGGAATACAAAATAAAGATGATTTTCATGTCTTTTATAGTGAAACAGAAACTGGACCAGTGACGAAGAAATTGTATGAAGAACTTACCGGCATTCAGTATGGTGACGTAGAAGCACCGGTTGGCTGGATTCAAAAAGTAGAGTAA
- a CDS encoding kinase, whose translation MDSKLIILRGNSGSGKTTTALKLQELLGEATLVVSQDVVRRDMLKVNDREGNLSIELIKQIAEYGLGKCPIVIVEGIMVNERYKNMLLDLIHTFKPNVYTYYFDLPFDETLDRHKKRTKVNEFGEKEMRSWWNEKDYLGIPHERMIPKELTQEEVVQIIVNDLKN comes from the coding sequence ATGGATTCAAAATTAATTATTTTGCGTGGGAATTCTGGAAGTGGTAAAACAACAACGGCTTTAAAGCTGCAAGAACTATTGGGAGAAGCTACTTTGGTTGTTTCTCAAGATGTCGTTAGACGAGATATGCTTAAGGTTAATGATCGAGAAGGCAATCTGTCCATTGAATTAATCAAGCAAATTGCTGAATATGGATTAGGAAAATGCCCTATTGTCATTGTAGAGGGAATTATGGTTAACGAAAGGTATAAAAATATGTTGCTCGATTTAATACATACATTTAAACCGAATGTTTATACTTACTACTTTGACCTACCTTTCGATGAGACTCTTGACAGACATAAGAAAAGAACAAAGGTAAATGAATTTGGCGAAAAAGAAATGCGTAGTTGGTGGAATGAAAAAGATTACTTAGGAATTCCACATGAAAGAATGATTCCAAAAGAGTTGACACAAGAAGAAGTTGTACAAATTATCGTGAATGATTTAAAAAATTGA